In one Streptomyces sp. NBC_01241 genomic region, the following are encoded:
- a CDS encoding TetR/AcrR family transcriptional regulator — MAATSRPSSVSAPGAQPRPGLRERKKIKTRIAIRRATYRLISEQGYDATTIERIAEAAEVSPSTVFRYFPAKEDIVLTDECDPVMEAELRNRPADEPPLESLRFIVTESLTALLASEEEELRQRTRLMVEVPAIRARMTETMSDTAKVLARALADRSGRSPDDLEVRVFTAAVLGALREVTLYWGEHGQEGDLIALIHQALDRLEGGLTL, encoded by the coding sequence ATGGCCGCAACCTCCCGTCCCTCTTCCGTTTCCGCCCCCGGCGCGCAGCCCCGGCCGGGGCTGCGCGAGCGGAAGAAGATCAAGACCAGGATCGCGATCCGCCGGGCGACGTACCGGCTGATCTCCGAGCAGGGGTACGACGCGACGACGATCGAGCGGATCGCGGAGGCGGCCGAGGTGTCGCCGAGCACCGTCTTCAGGTACTTCCCGGCCAAGGAGGACATCGTCCTCACCGACGAGTGCGACCCGGTCATGGAGGCCGAGCTGCGCAACCGGCCGGCCGATGAACCGCCGCTGGAGTCGCTGCGGTTCATCGTGACCGAGTCGCTGACGGCGTTGCTCGCGAGCGAGGAGGAGGAACTGCGGCAGCGCACCCGGCTGATGGTGGAGGTCCCCGCCATCCGGGCGCGGATGACGGAGACCATGTCGGACACGGCAAAGGTGCTGGCCCGGGCACTCGCCGACCGCAGCGGCCGCAGCCCCGACGACCTGGAGGTCAGGGTGTTCACCGCGGCGGTGCTGGGGGCGCTGCGCGAGGTGACGCTGTACTGGGGCGAGCACGGTCAGGAGGGCGATCTGATCGCCTTGATCCACCAGGCGCTGGACAGGCTCGAAGGCGGCCTGACGCTGTGA
- the trhA gene encoding PAQR family membrane homeostasis protein TrhA, whose product MTAAAAAPEPTGLETAESDTLPVKPRLRGWLHAGMFPAVIVAGIVLIALTGSVRGRIACGIYVLTACLLFGVSALYHRGTWGPRGEAVLRRLDHANIFLIIAGTYTPLTLLLLPDSTGTPLLWAVWGAAAAGIAFRVFWVGAPRWLYTPCYIAMGWAAVFFLPDFMRTGGIAVLVLVVVGGLLYSAGGVIYGIKRPNPSPRWFGFHEVFHSLTLAAFAVHYVGISLVAYSHH is encoded by the coding sequence ATGACTGCTGCCGCCGCCGCGCCCGAGCCGACCGGGCTGGAAACAGCCGAGTCCGACACCCTCCCGGTGAAGCCGCGCCTGCGCGGCTGGCTGCACGCCGGGATGTTTCCCGCCGTGATCGTCGCGGGGATCGTGCTGATCGCGCTGACGGGCAGCGTCCGCGGCCGGATCGCCTGCGGCATCTACGTCCTGACCGCGTGCCTGCTGTTCGGTGTGAGCGCGCTGTACCACCGCGGCACCTGGGGCCCGCGGGGCGAGGCGGTGCTGCGCCGGCTCGACCACGCCAACATCTTCCTGATCATCGCGGGCACCTACACCCCGCTGACCCTGCTCCTGCTCCCCGATTCGACGGGGACGCCGCTCCTGTGGGCGGTCTGGGGAGCGGCGGCCGCGGGCATCGCCTTCCGGGTCTTCTGGGTCGGCGCCCCGCGCTGGCTCTACACGCCGTGCTACATAGCGATGGGCTGGGCCGCGGTCTTCTTCCTGCCGGACTTCATGCGCACCGGCGGGATCGCGGTGCTGGTGCTCGTCGTCGTCGGCGGGCTGCTGTACAGCGCGGGCGGTGTCATCTACGGCATCAAACGCCCCAATCCGTCCCCGCGCTGGTTCGGCTTCCACGAGGTCTTCCACTCGCTGACCCTGGCGGCCTTCGCCGTGCACTACGTCGGCATCTCACTGGTGGCCTACAGCCACCACTGA